The Caloenas nicobarica isolate bCalNic1 chromosome 28, bCalNic1.hap1, whole genome shotgun sequence genome window below encodes:
- the LOC135999427 gene encoding olfactory receptor 14A16-like yields the protein MSNSSSITQFLLLAFTDTRELQLLHFWLFLGIYLAALLGNGLIITTIACDQHLHTPMYFFLLNLALLDLGSISITVPKSMANSLWDTRVISFAGCAAQVFFLGFLFGAEYSLLTVMSYDRYVAICKPLHYGTLLGSRACVHMAAAAWATGFLTALLHTANTFSLPLCKGNALDQFFCEIPQILKLSCSGTYFREAGLLMLNVCLAFLCFVFIVVSYVHILRAVLRIPSEQGRHKAFSTCLPHLTVVSLFVSTAVFAYLKPPSISSPSLDLVVSVLYALVPPAVNPLIYSMRNQELKDALWKLISYCFLKQ from the coding sequence atgtccaacagcagctccatcacccagttcctcctcctggcgttcacagacacacgggagctgcagctcttgcacttctggctcttcctgggcatctacctggctgccctcctgggcaacggcctcatcatcaccaccatagcctgtgaccagcacctccacacccccatgtacttcttcctgctcaacctcgccctcctcgacctgggctccatctccatcactgtccccaaatccatggccaactctctgtgggataccagggtcatttcctttgcaggatgtgctgcccaagtcttcTTTTTaggtttcttgtttggtgcagagtattctcttctcaccgtcatgtcctacgaccgctacgttgccatctgcaaacccctgcactacgggaccctcctgggcagcagagcttgtgtccacatggcagcagctgcctgggccactgggtttctcactgctctgctgcacacggccaatacattttcactgccactgtgcaagggcaatgccctggaccagttcttctgtgaaatcccccagatcctcaagctctcctgctcaggcacctacttcagggaagctgggctcctcATGCTTAATGTCTGTTTagcatttttatgttttgtgttcatcgtggtgtcctatgtgcatatcttgagggccgtgctgaggatcccctctgagcagggacggcacaaagccttttccacgtgcctccctcacctgactgtggtctccctgttcgTCAGCACTGCcgtgtttgcctacctgaaacccccctccatctcctccccatccctggacctggtggtgtctgttctataCGCATTGGtacctccagcagtgaaccccctcatctacagcatgaggaaccaggagctcaaagatgccctgtggaaactcatatcttactgttttctgaaacaataa